The Gasterosteus aculeatus chromosome 8, fGasAcu3.hap1.1, whole genome shotgun sequence genome has a window encoding:
- the srek1ip1 gene encoding protein SREK1IP1 — translation MAAPGPNKDNIRAGCKKCGYPGHLTFECRNFVRVDPQKDIVLDVSSTSSEESEEDAPAARSNEKLGRSRGSRNDENDARKGRHKRKKSSDRKSRKRSNSSSDETTKKKKKRSSSHSSSDEEGRKKKKVKSRKKKSKKNKKEHGKHRKKREKKRKQESSSSPSASSSSSESSDRD, via the exons ATGGCCGCCCCAG GTCCTAATAAGGACAACATCCGGGCTGGGTGCAAGAAATGTGGATATC cgGGTCACTTGACCTTCGAGTGCCGGAACTTCGTCCGGGTTGACCCTCAGAAAGACATCGTCCTGGACGTGAGCAGCACCAGCAGTGAGGAAAGTGAAGAGGACGCACCTGCAGCCCGAAGCAATGAGAAGCTGGGCCGGAGCAGAG GTTCCCGTAATGATGAAAATGATGCGAGAAAAGGGCGACACAAACGGAAGAAGAGCAGTGACCGAAAGTCAAGAAAAAG ATCTAACTCGTCAAGTGACGAgactacaaagaaaaaaaagaagcgcaGCAGTTCCCACTCCTCATCGGacgaggaagggaggaagaaaaagaaagtgaaaagtcggaagaagaaaagcaaaaagaacaaaaaggaacaCGGGAAGCAtcggaaaaaaagggagaagaagaggaaacaagaatcctcctcttccccttctgCGTCTTCCAGCTCGAGTGAATCCTCAGACAGGGACTGA